In Sabethes cyaneus unplaced genomic scaffold, idSabCyanKW18_F2 scaffold_28_ctg1, whole genome shotgun sequence, the sequence GGCTGGACTCAGCCAATGCCTCGAAAGGGGCCGTCGTCAGGAGCGTGATCTCGGCCTCGGGCCAATGGGCCCTGATCGCAGCGAAAGGCGCGAGAGCCTGAACGAAATCCCCAAGAGCGCCGAGCTTGATGACGAGAATGCGAAGCATGGGTTGATCCTAGCCGAGACCGCGCAGCGGTGATACGCCGGGTGTTTCTTAGAAAGTCCGGAAAGCAGCCATGTCCGACAGGCCTTCTCATATTCTCTCTTTCGGCAGCGTCAATATCGACATCACGGCGCGCGCCGAGCGTATTCCTCATCCGGGCGAGACGGTCCATGCCGCAAGCTACGCCACCGGATGGGCGGCAAGGGCGCCAATcaggccgccgccgccgcccgtCTGGGGCAGGGATGCGGCCTGCGCGTCTACATGGCAGGCCGTACAGGCACCGACCAGTTCGGTGCCCTGGCCCGGACATTGCTGACACCCTTCGGCGTCGACCTCTCGGCACTGCGTGAAGATGCAGCCTATCCGACGGGCGTTGCGCTCATTACCGTCGATGCGAAGGCAGAGAACATCATCACCGTCGCCGGTGGCGCCAATATGGCCCTCGATGTAAGCGACGTCGAAGCGCATCGCGCGCTCATACACTCAGCGTCGGCCCTGCTTCTGCAACTCGAAATTCCGCTCGACATCACCATTGCCGCCGCCGAAGAAGCACGTCGTGCCGGAACGCTGGTGATTCTCGACCCGGCCCCTGCCCCCGCACAGGGTTTGCCCGAGGCGCTGTGGCGCGCACTCGACGTCGTTACCCCCAACGAAACCGAGACCCGCCTTTTGACCGGTATCTATCCTGAAACGGAAAAGGAAGCCGCTCAGGCCGCGCTGAAACTGCAGGAGCGCGGAGCAGCCCATGCGCTGGTGAAAATGGGCGCACGTGGCGTCTATTATCGCAGCGGCACGCAAGAAGGCTTCGTGCCGCCATATACGGTGAAAGCGATCGACACGGTGGCGGCGGGTGATTGCTTCAATGGCGGTCTGGCGACCGCCCTGACGCTGGGCAAGCCCTTCGCCGAAGCGGTTCGCTATGCTGCGGCCAGCGGCGCCCTTGCCACCACGAGGCTCGGTGCTGCCGAATCCGCGCCAGACTGGCACGATGTCGTGTCTCTGGTCGAAACAGGCCGCGTTGCCGGTCAGGGCTAGCAATCATTTCCCTCAAGCACCGGACTTCGCTCGGCCCTGGCTCAGTTCTGATCCGGGTCGGAATCCATGACCGCCTCATCCTGACGGGCAAGATAGGCGGCATGGCCGTCGGGCGAGGAGGGCAATCACCTGGTCCCAGTCATGGCGGGCCTCGGCATAATGAGCGAGCCGGGCTTCGAGAATGCCGCGCTCTAGGAGCGCCTCGATATTGTCATGCTCCAGAGCCAGAGCCTTATTGGCGTCGGCCAGCCCCTTGTCGTTCTGGCCGAGCTGACGGTAGGCGGAAGCCCGCGTCACCAGAGCGCGCACGAGAAATGGATCGACTGCCCCGCCAGCACTTTCCGGGACAGGAAGAGCGCCTAGAGCCGCAATACCCCCGGCAAAATCATTCTGCATGACCAGACTGCGCGCCAGTAGC encodes:
- the LOC128745078 gene encoding ribokinase-like, translated to MGGKGANQAAAAARLGQGCGLRVYMAGRTGTDQFGALARTLLTPFGVDLSALREDAAYPTGVALITVDAKAENIITVAGGANMALDVSDVEAHRALIHSASALLLQLEIPLDITIAAAEEARRAGTLVILDPAPAPAQGLPEALWRALDVVTPNETETRLLTGIYPETEKEAAQAALKLQERGAAHALVKMGARGVYYRSGTQEGFVPPYTVKAIDTVAAGDCFNGGLATALTLGKPFAEAVRYAAASGALATTRLGAAESAPDWHDVVSLVETGRVAGQG